AATGACTGGTTTAAACCTTGATTTTGTTGTTGAAAGAAAGTAGGCTAGTGGAATACCTATGAAAAGAAGAATAACAGTTGTAACAACAGCAAGTTTAAAAGTCAGTACCATTGTTAGCCAGAAGTTTTCACTCATTTTTCTTCCATTAGAGTCATCTCATTTGCTTTGACTAAAGCAGTAACGCTCTCTCCTTCTTTTAGCTTCATAGCTTCACAGGCTCGGCGACTGATTATAGATACAATTTTATCTTCTTTAAAAAGAATAGTAACTTCCACAAGAAGCTCTCCGTAAACTATTTTTTCTATGACTCCTTCAAATCTGTTGCGAAGACTTATGCTACCTCTAAAATCTTTTGCAAGTGCTACTTCACTCTCTTTGAAAAGCAAAGAGACTACATTGCCAATTTTTAGATTAGATGTCTCTGGGTTGCCTAGTATATATGCAGTTACCATTGTATCACTACAAGCTATATCAACTTGAGAGAGTTCACCTGAGTGTTGGATGGCAATTATTGTACCTTTTAGACGATTCATTTTTTTACTATGTATCCAAACTTTTTGAAGATTTGCTTTCCTTGAGGGCTAAAAAGAAATTCATAAAATGCTTTAGTCTCTTTTGGCTTTTTTTGTTGACCGTGTTTTAGTATTACAACCCCTTGTTCTATAGGTGAATATAGAGTAGGGTTGATATTAACAAACTCTCCTTTGCCACTCATTTTTGGCGAAAGTACAACCGATTTTGCAGTTAATCCAGCATCTACAGCTTTGGAGACAATATATTGGTTTGTTTGAGATACACTTTCAGCATAGATTAGTTTCGATTTTATTTTTTTGTAAATTCCAGCATTTTTCATAGCAATTACAGCTTGAGTGCCGTAAGGTGCATTTTTGGGGTTTGGTATGGCAATTCTCTCTATTTTTGGATTTAGTAAAGATTTTATGCCTTTATCTAACTCTATTGGCTTAAGAGTCCAAAGTACCAAAGAACCATACGCATAAATCTTTGGATCATTAACAGCAAATCCATGTTGTCGTAAATATTTTGGATACTTCATATTTGCAGATAAAAAGAGATCAAATGGTGCACCGCTTTTTATTTGAGCAGCAAGTTTCCCAGATGATGCTACAACAGTACGAACTGTAATACCAGTTGAGCTTTTAAAAGCCTTTTTTAGCTCTTCCATAGCATACTGTACATTAGCAGCTGTAGCAACTGTAATCTCTTTAGCAATAATATTTATTGTGGCTAATGAAAGCAGAAGAAATAGCACTATTTTTTTCATTAAAAAGGTTCCTTTTATGCTTTTTACCTTCTTTATTTATAAAACCTATTGTATTAATGAGTTACATAATTAATGCTTAATCTCAACAGCCGTTTTGATCATATCAACCCCATATTTTTGCCTTATTTTAGCGCAATGTTTAAAAAGTCTCTTCTCTTTTAACTCTTGTTCATATTCAAAGATTGATCCTCTGGTTGTTGGTTTATTCTCAAAATTGCTACAGTTAATGCTTAGTCGAATGATACTTAAAGATTTGTAGATATCTATTTCATTAAAAAGCTCCAATATATGCCGTCTTAAACTCCATTCACTGAAATTAAAAGTTATTGTAGTATTTCTTTTTGCTTTTTGACCAAACTGGTACTTTATGCTTAGAAAAATGGTTTTAGGCTGAGCATCTATCTTTAGAATTAGATGGGCTAAATGGCGACATAGGATAGTAAGCCGTCTTCTTATCTCATCTCTGTCAAATACCGGATCAATGGTTCTGGAGATTCCTATAGACCTTCTATCTATATTAGGTTGTATCGGCTCTTTATCATCTCCATTAACTCTGTGATATAGTTGAATACCAGGTTTTTTCCATCTGTAAAGCAGATGTTTAGCTTGTTTAAGATCTCCTAGAGTCTCTATTTTGTACTCTTTTAGCCGTTTTGCAAATCCTTTACCGATTCCTGGAAAAGAGTCTATCGGTTTTGGATCAATAAAGTTATCTATATCTTTTTTAAAAATTACTTTGCATCCATTTGGTTTAGCTTCACTTGTAGCCATCTTTGCTATCCATTTAGATGGAGCTGCTCCTATGGAGATAGGCAATCCAAATTTTTCTTTAATGTCACATTGAAGCTCTTCTATGAAGTTTAAGACATCTTTTTCTTCACACCAGCCCTTTAAATCACCAAAAAACTCATCTACGCTATACTGCTCTACTACTGGAATTTTCTTTAAAAGATACTTTTTTAGTTTATAGGATTGTTTGTGATAAAAA
The genomic region above belongs to Hydrogenimonas thermophila and contains:
- a CDS encoding TOBE domain-containing protein produces the protein MNRLKGTIIAIQHSGELSQVDIACSDTMVTAYILGNPETSNLKIGNVVSLLFKESEVALAKDFRGSISLRNRFEGVIEKIVYGELLVEVTILFKEDKIVSIISRRACEAMKLKEGESVTALVKANEMTLMEEK
- the modA gene encoding molybdate ABC transporter substrate-binding protein; protein product: MKKIVLFLLLSLATINIIAKEITVATAANVQYAMEELKKAFKSSTGITVRTVVASSGKLAAQIKSGAPFDLFLSANMKYPKYLRQHGFAVNDPKIYAYGSLVLWTLKPIELDKGIKSLLNPKIERIAIPNPKNAPYGTQAVIAMKNAGIYKKIKSKLIYAESVSQTNQYIVSKAVDAGLTAKSVVLSPKMSGKGEFVNINPTLYSPIEQGVVILKHGQQKKPKETKAFYEFLFSPQGKQIFKKFGYIVKK